A genomic window from Ascaphus truei isolate aAscTru1 chromosome 1, aAscTru1.hap1, whole genome shotgun sequence includes:
- the MOB1B gene encoding MOB kinase activator 1B isoform X1 yields the protein MSPQNGLICANISGSRSSKTFKPKKSIPEGSHQYELLKHAEATLGSGNLRMAVMLPEGEDLNEWVAVNTVDFFNQINMLYGTITDFCTEESCPVMSAGPKYEYHWADGTNIKKPIKCSAPKYIDYLMTWVQDQLDDETLFPSKIGVPFPKNFMSVAKTILKRLFRVYAHIYHQHFDSVIQLQEEAHLNTSFKHFIFFVQEFNLIDRREQAPLQELIEKLTSKDR from the exons TGGCAGTCGCTCTTCAAAGACCTTCAAGCCAAAAAAGAGCATTCCAGAGGGCTCTCACCAATACGAGCTGCTAAAGCATGCAGAGGCTACACTGGGCAGTGGAAACCTGCGTATGGCTGTCATGCTTCCGGAGGGGGAAGATCTCAATGAGTGGGTTGCTGTGAACA CTGTGGATTTCTTCAATCAGATCAATATGCTCTATGGAACTATTACAGATTTCTGTACAGAGGAGAGCTGTCCAGTCATGTCTGCTGGTCCAAA GTATGAGTACCACTGGGCCGATGGAACCAATATAAAGAAACCAATTAAGTGCTCTGCTCCAAAATACATTGATTACCTGATGACCTGGGTACAAGACCAACTCGATGACGAAACCCTCTTCCCCTCCAAAATAG GTGTTCCTTTTCCAAAGAACTTCATGTCTGTAGCAAAAACTATCTTAAAGCGTCTCTTCCGAGTCTATGCCCACATTTACCACCAGCACTTTGATTCAGTTATCCAGCTTCAGGAGGAGGCTCATCTCAACACGTCATTCAagcactttattttctttgtccAG GAATTCAACTTAATTGACAGAAGAGAACAAGCCCCTCTGCAAGAATTAATTGAAAAGCTGACTTCTAAGGACAGATAA
- the MOB1B gene encoding MOB kinase activator 1B isoform X2, whose amino-acid sequence MSFLFGSRSSKTFKPKKSIPEGSHQYELLKHAEATLGSGNLRMAVMLPEGEDLNEWVAVNTVDFFNQINMLYGTITDFCTEESCPVMSAGPKYEYHWADGTNIKKPIKCSAPKYIDYLMTWVQDQLDDETLFPSKIGVPFPKNFMSVAKTILKRLFRVYAHIYHQHFDSVIQLQEEAHLNTSFKHFIFFVQEFNLIDRREQAPLQELIEKLTSKDR is encoded by the exons TGGCAGTCGCTCTTCAAAGACCTTCAAGCCAAAAAAGAGCATTCCAGAGGGCTCTCACCAATACGAGCTGCTAAAGCATGCAGAGGCTACACTGGGCAGTGGAAACCTGCGTATGGCTGTCATGCTTCCGGAGGGGGAAGATCTCAATGAGTGGGTTGCTGTGAACA CTGTGGATTTCTTCAATCAGATCAATATGCTCTATGGAACTATTACAGATTTCTGTACAGAGGAGAGCTGTCCAGTCATGTCTGCTGGTCCAAA GTATGAGTACCACTGGGCCGATGGAACCAATATAAAGAAACCAATTAAGTGCTCTGCTCCAAAATACATTGATTACCTGATGACCTGGGTACAAGACCAACTCGATGACGAAACCCTCTTCCCCTCCAAAATAG GTGTTCCTTTTCCAAAGAACTTCATGTCTGTAGCAAAAACTATCTTAAAGCGTCTCTTCCGAGTCTATGCCCACATTTACCACCAGCACTTTGATTCAGTTATCCAGCTTCAGGAGGAGGCTCATCTCAACACGTCATTCAagcactttattttctttgtccAG GAATTCAACTTAATTGACAGAAGAGAACAAGCCCCTCTGCAAGAATTAATTGAAAAGCTGACTTCTAAGGACAGATAA